From a single Methanosphaera sp. genomic region:
- a CDS encoding dihydroorotase family protein, whose amino-acid sequence MGNIILKNCKMIDNEVVNIIVDDGKISSIKKTLKTSDTTTDNIIDIKENIIIPGLIDTHVHLRDPGLTHKETWTTGSQAAANGGYTTIVDMPNTIPKTDTYKAFKDKQENALKHSYTDFALNAGVKTKKDVDEILTLKPAAYKIFMDLHDNSQLDEMFSYIQDTNKPLLLHCEDKTLVDYNIKTLSADAKNDMKLTTYSYARSAMAEFIAVNRAIELAKKYNIQLHICHLSCRDTFELVNEAKSKINITVEATPHHLFLDNETYNTYGMRAKTNPPLRDKNHNITLTNLPDIDSIGTDHAPHTLEEKDKNTWTTASGIPGLEVTLKLLLTEVNNGNITLKDVVEKTSTNPAKIFNMKNKGEIKTGYDADFTIVDMKKSGKIDVDEFKTMGKYTPFENREYTGSNIMTINRGNIIADMQDVYKYDAKYIY is encoded by the coding sequence ATGGGAAATATCATACTTAAAAACTGTAAAATGATAGATAATGAAGTTGTAAATATCATAGTAGATGATGGAAAAATAAGTTCAATTAAAAAAACATTAAAAACATCAGATACAACAACAGATAACATAATAGATATAAAAGAAAACATCATAATACCAGGACTTATAGATACACATGTACACCTAAGAGATCCAGGACTAACACATAAAGAAACATGGACTACAGGATCACAAGCAGCAGCAAATGGTGGATATACAACAATTGTAGATATGCCAAATACAATACCAAAAACAGATACATATAAGGCATTTAAAGATAAACAAGAAAATGCATTAAAACATTCATATACAGACTTTGCACTAAATGCTGGTGTAAAAACAAAAAAAGATGTAGATGAAATACTAACACTAAAACCTGCAGCATATAAAATATTTATGGACTTACATGACAACAGTCAGCTTGATGAAATGTTTAGCTACATTCAAGATACAAATAAGCCACTACTACTTCACTGTGAAGATAAAACACTAGTTGACTATAACATAAAAACACTAAGTGCAGATGCTAAAAATGATATGAAACTTACAACATACTCCTATGCAAGAAGTGCAATGGCAGAATTCATAGCAGTAAATCGTGCAATAGAACTTGCAAAGAAATATAACATACAACTTCACATCTGTCATCTAAGTTGTCGTGACACATTTGAACTAGTAAATGAGGCAAAAAGTAAGATTAACATAACAGTTGAAGCAACACCACATCATCTATTTTTAGATAATGAAACATACAACACATATGGAATGCGTGCAAAAACAAATCCTCCACTTCGTGATAAAAATCATAACATAACACTAACTAATTTACCTGATATAGATTCAATAGGAACAGATCATGCACCACACACACTAGAGGAAAAAGATAAAAATACATGGACTACAGCATCAGGAATACCAGGACTTGAAGTAACACTTAAACTTCTACTAACAGAGGTAAATAATGGAAATATCACACTAAAAGATGTAGTTGAAAAGACAAGTACAAATCCTGCAAAGATATTTAACATGAAAAATAAGGGAGAAATAAAAACAGGATATGATGCAGACTTCACTATAGTAGATATGAAAAAATCTGGAAAAATAGATGTAGATGAATTTAAAACAATGGGAAAATACACACCATTTGAAAATAGAGAATATACTGGATCAAATATTATGACAATAAATCGTGGAAACATAATAGCAGATATGCAAGATGTCTATAAATATGATGCAAAATACATCTACTAA
- the mcrA gene encoding coenzyme-B sulfoethylthiotransferase subunit alpha, with translation MNTEKKLFLKALQEKFDEDPAEENTKFYCYGGWEQSARKKEFNEEAQKAINEKRGGLPFYNPDIGVPLGQRKLMAYQVSGTDTYVEGDDLHFCNNSAIQQLTDDIKRTIIVGMDTAHGVLEQRLGVEVTPETINEYLETINHALPGGAVVQEHMVEVDPGLVADSYAKIFSGDDELIDQIDSRFVIDINKQFPEEQAEMLKKYIGKKTYQVSRVPTLVVRACDGGTTSRWSAMQIGMSFISAYKLCAGEAAIADFSYAAKHADVISMASAMPARRARGPNEPGGVTFGAFSDMVQTSRVSEDPAEITLEVIGGAAPLYDQVWLGSYMSGGVGFTQYATAAYTDEILDDFIYYGKDYVETKYGGLAQTESSTDVVRDIASEVTLYGLEQYEIPAALEDHFGGSQRAAVLAAGAGCSVAFATGNSNAGLNGWYLSQLLHKEGHSRLGFYGYDLQDQCGSSNTLSIRSDEGLIHELRGPNYPNYAMNVGHQPEYAGIAQAPHAARGDAFALNPLIKVAFADEMLDFDWAHPRKCIAKGAVREFMPSGERDLINPAL, from the coding sequence ATGAATACAGAAAAAAAATTATTCTTAAAGGCTTTACAAGAAAAATTTGATGAAGACCCTGCAGAAGAAAACACTAAATTTTATTGTTACGGTGGATGGGAACAATCCGCTAGAAAAAAAGAGTTCAATGAAGAAGCTCAAAAAGCTATTAACGAAAAACGTGGAGGACTTCCATTCTACAACCCAGATATAGGAGTACCTCTCGGACAGAGAAAATTAATGGCTTACCAAGTATCTGGAACAGACACATACGTTGAAGGAGACGACCTTCACTTCTGTAACAACTCAGCTATCCAACAATTAACAGACGATATTAAAAGAACAATTATCGTAGGTATGGATACAGCTCACGGTGTACTTGAACAGAGATTAGGAGTAGAAGTAACTCCTGAAACAATCAACGAATACCTTGAAACAATCAACCACGCACTCCCTGGAGGAGCAGTTGTACAAGAACACATGGTAGAAGTTGACCCTGGACTTGTAGCAGATTCATACGCAAAAATCTTCTCAGGTGACGATGAATTAATCGACCAAATCGATTCAAGATTTGTAATTGATATTAACAAACAGTTCCCTGAAGAACAAGCTGAAATGCTCAAAAAATACATAGGTAAAAAAACCTACCAAGTAAGTAGAGTACCTACACTTGTAGTACGTGCTTGTGACGGAGGTACAACCTCAAGATGGTCTGCTATGCAGATCGGTATGAGTTTCATTTCTGCATACAAATTATGTGCAGGAGAAGCAGCTATTGCTGATTTCTCATACGCAGCAAAACACGCAGATGTTATCTCAATGGCAAGTGCTATGCCAGCAAGAAGAGCAAGAGGACCAAACGAACCTGGAGGAGTAACCTTCGGTGCATTCTCTGATATGGTACAAACCAGCAGAGTAAGTGAAGATCCAGCAGAAATCACCTTAGAAGTAATCGGTGGAGCAGCACCACTTTACGACCAAGTATGGTTAGGTTCATACATGTCAGGTGGAGTAGGATTTACACAATATGCTACAGCAGCATACACAGATGAAATCTTAGATGACTTCATATACTACGGTAAAGATTACGTAGAAACAAAATACGGCGGATTAGCACAAACCGAATCCAGCACAGATGTAGTAAGAGACATTGCTTCAGAAGTAACCTTATACGGACTTGAACAATACGAAATCCCTGCAGCACTCGAAGACCACTTTGGTGGATCACAGAGAGCAGCTGTACTTGCAGCAGGTGCAGGTTGTTCAGTAGCATTCGCAACCGGTAACTCAAACGCAGGTCTTAACGGATGGTACTTAAGTCAATTATTACACAAAGAAGGACACAGCAGATTAGGATTCTACGGTTACGATTTACAAGATCAATGTGGATCATCCAACACACTTTCAATTAGAAGTGATGAAGGACTTATTCACGAACTAAGAGGACCTAACTACCCTAACTACGCAATGAACGTAGGTCACCAACCTGAATACGCAGGTATTGCACAAGCACCTCACGCAGCAAGAGGAGACGCATTTGCACTCAACCCACTTATAAAAGTTGCATTCGCAGATGAGATGCTTGACTTCGATTGGGCACACCCAAGAAAATGTATCGCAAAAGGTGCAGTAAGAGAGTTCATGCCTAGTGGAGAACGTGACTTAATCAACCCAGCTTTATAA
- the mcrG gene encoding coenzyme-B sulfoethylthiotransferase subunit gamma, with product MAYDVQYYPGESVIAENRKKHMNKDYELKKLRNIADDDIVKLLSHRNPGEGYKTVHPPLDEMDFEEDDMKDFVEPIDGAKKGIRIRYIQFADSMYNAPAQPYDRARSYMRRYRGVDTGTLSGRQVIEMRESDLEKVSKELLESEFFDTAKTGLRGATVHGHSLRLDENGLMFDALQRYVYDEEKDHVVYVKDQVGVELDEPIDVGEPLPEDELKNITTIYRYDNVSLRDDPEVIKVVEDVHFARTFGGYGLDVFDKDLQSKLGGNQ from the coding sequence ATGGCATATGACGTACAATATTATCCTGGTGAAAGTGTTATTGCAGAAAACCGTAAAAAACACATGAACAAGGATTATGAACTTAAAAAACTTAGAAATATTGCAGATGACGATATAGTAAAACTCTTAAGTCACAGAAACCCAGGAGAAGGTTACAAAACAGTACACCCACCTCTTGACGAAATGGACTTTGAAGAAGACGATATGAAAGATTTCGTAGAACCAATCGACGGTGCTAAAAAAGGAATCCGTATCAGATACATCCAATTTGCTGACTCAATGTACAACGCTCCTGCTCAACCTTACGACAGAGCAAGATCATACATGAGAAGATACAGAGGAGTAGATACAGGTACACTCTCAGGAAGACAAGTTATCGAAATGAGAGAATCTGACTTAGAAAAAGTATCAAAAGAATTACTCGAATCCGAATTCTTCGATACAGCAAAAACAGGATTAAGAGGAGCAACAGTACACGGACACTCCTTAAGACTTGACGAAAATGGTTTAATGTTCGACGCATTACAAAGATACGTATACGACGAAGAAAAAGATCACGTAGTTTACGTAAAAGATCAAGTAGGAGTAGAACTTGATGAACCTATCGATGTAGGAGAACCATTACCAGAAGACGAACTTAAAAACATTACCACAATCTACAGATACGATAACGTAAGTCTCAGAGACGACCCAGAAGTTATTAAAGTAGTAGAAGATGTTCACTTCGCAAGAACATTCGGTGGATATGGATTAGACGTATTCGATAAAGATTTACAAAGTAAATTAGGTGGTAACCAATGA
- the mcrD gene encoding methyl-coenzyme M reductase operon protein D — MTTEANQQEEVDVIKATDVKIFPDRILKPKTAEKILNELMDFDGVLRVLLNGEKLPTVVTMGPAKGTPVNHTDRTTINVKGNDVPLQVSVGEIILTVQLDKLEDFVEKTNEVLDEVLNFGYTVKTGVFTKTTTTVSDYMKYGKGFEGRIDSRLIGLVDPNTKSSETIRYIR; from the coding sequence ATGACAACAGAAGCAAATCAACAAGAAGAAGTAGATGTTATCAAAGCAACAGATGTTAAAATATTTCCAGATAGAATATTAAAACCAAAAACAGCAGAGAAGATACTTAATGAATTAATGGACTTTGATGGAGTTTTACGAGTTTTACTAAATGGAGAAAAATTACCCACAGTAGTTACTATGGGTCCTGCAAAAGGAACACCTGTAAATCATACAGATAGAACTACTATCAATGTTAAAGGTAATGACGTACCATTACAAGTTTCTGTTGGTGAGATCATATTAACAGTCCAATTAGATAAGCTTGAAGATTTTGTGGAAAAAACTAATGAAGTTTTAGATGAAGTTCTTAACTTTGGATACACAGTAAAAACTGGAGTATTTACAAAAACCACAACAACAGTTTCAGATTACATGAAATATGGAAAAGGTTTTGAAGGAAGAATTGATTCAAGACTCATAGGATTAGTTGATCCAAATACAAAATCATCAGAAACCATAAGATATATTAGGTGA
- the mcrB gene encoding coenzyme-B sulfoethylthiotransferase subunit beta, giving the protein MPTYDDKIDLYGVDGKLLEEQVPLEAVSPVINPTIKNIIQEIKRSVAINLAGIEKSLANGAYGGKANFVPGRELELDIVDNAAVIAEKIEKILKVEEDDDLNVELLNGGKQLLVQVPSVRLATSGDYSVAPLASGAALVQAILDTFDVNKFNASEIKTAAMGGYPHNVKLGGAVTTLLGQTTHLEGLGYSLRNIGVNHVVAITKKNTLNAVALSSILEQSATFEMGDAIGAFERSHLLGLAYQGLNANNMVYELVKENGKATLGDVVEATISRALDDGVIRVKETLASGYKVYEPVDWALWNAYAASGLVASTIVNVGAARAAQGVASSILYFNDILEYESGLPGVDFGKVMGTGVGMSFFSHGIYGGGGPGIFNGNHVVTRHSKGYAIPCNAAAMSLDAGTQMFSVESTSALVGEVYGSVDQLREPVKYVAEGAGQVKDKI; this is encoded by the coding sequence ATGCCAACATATGACGATAAAATAGATTTGTATGGGGTAGACGGAAAACTTTTAGAAGAACAAGTACCTCTAGAAGCAGTAAGTCCTGTAATTAACCCAACAATAAAAAACATTATACAAGAAATTAAGCGTTCAGTAGCTATTAACTTAGCAGGTATTGAAAAATCTTTAGCAAACGGAGCTTACGGTGGAAAAGCTAATTTTGTTCCTGGAAGAGAATTAGAATTAGACATCGTAGATAACGCAGCTGTTATTGCTGAAAAAATAGAAAAAATATTAAAAGTTGAAGAAGACGACGACTTAAATGTTGAACTATTAAACGGTGGAAAACAGTTATTAGTACAAGTTCCTTCAGTAAGATTAGCAACTTCAGGTGACTACTCAGTAGCACCATTAGCATCAGGAGCAGCTTTAGTACAAGCTATTCTCGATACTTTCGATGTAAACAAATTCAATGCTTCTGAAATTAAAACAGCAGCAATGGGTGGATATCCTCATAACGTAAAATTAGGTGGAGCAGTAACCACATTACTCGGTCAAACAACTCACCTTGAAGGTTTAGGATACAGTTTAAGAAACATTGGAGTAAACCACGTAGTAGCAATTACTAAGAAAAACACACTCAACGCAGTAGCATTATCATCAATCCTCGAACAAAGTGCAACCTTTGAAATGGGTGACGCTATCGGTGCATTCGAAAGAAGCCACCTTTTAGGATTAGCATACCAAGGATTAAACGCAAACAATATGGTTTATGAATTAGTAAAAGAAAATGGTAAAGCAACACTCGGTGACGTAGTTGAAGCAACAATCTCCAGAGCATTAGATGATGGAGTAATCAGAGTAAAAGAAACATTAGCATCCGGATACAAAGTTTACGAACCAGTTGACTGGGCTTTATGGAATGCATACGCAGCATCAGGTCTCGTAGCATCAACAATCGTAAACGTAGGTGCAGCAAGAGCAGCACAAGGTGTAGCATCTTCAATCTTATACTTTAACGATATCTTAGAATACGAATCAGGATTACCTGGTGTAGACTTCGGTAAAGTAATGGGTACAGGTGTAGGTATGAGTTTCTTCTCACACGGTATTTACGGTGGTGGAGGACCTGGTATTTTCAACGGTAACCACGTAGTAACAAGACACAGTAAAGGATACGCAATACCATGTAACGCAGCTGCTATGTCATTAGATGCAGGAACACAGATGTTCTCTGTAGAATCAACATCAGCACTCGTTGGAGAAGTATACGGTAGTGTAGACCAATTAAGAGAACCAGTTAAATATGTGGCTGAAGGAGCAGGTCAAGTAAAAGATAAAATCTAA